The DNA segment ACCGCGGCTGCCAATTCGAGTCCCAGCAGCCAGGCTATGCCGCCGGCAATCAGTGCCGTGAGCAATACCTGACTGCCACCGAGACCGAATACAGCACCTTTCATGGCGATCATCTGTGGCAGGGAAAATTCCAGTCCGATGGCAAACAACAGAAACACAACCCCGAACTCTGCCAGAAACTGGGTCTCCTCATTGGAAGCGATCACACCTGAGCCGAAGGGACCGACCAGGATCCCGACTATTAGATAGCCGAGTATGGGTGGTAGGTGCAGACGCTTGAACAGGGTCACTGTTATTACCGCGACCCCGAGTAATATGAGGATGATCTGCAGCGTGTGGATATTCATTTAGGGGCAAGTTTGCTGGTATTGATGGAATAAATCCAATCACACTGTAGATTAGGTGAGATAAGCCATGGGGGTTTAAACGGTTAAATGTTAAAATCCGATTTTCAATGCAATCAGAATAGATAATTAAGTGGCAAACAAAAAAAGCAGCAGACGATCCAGCGGGAAAGATCCCCATCGTGCCCGCGAGGCACGTAAGTACGAGAATCCGATCCCAAGTCGTGAGTTCATCATGGAGACCCTGGAAACAGAGGGTGTCCCGATGGATATGTCATCCCTTGCCGATCGCCTTGACCTTGCGTCGGAAGAGCAGCTGGAAGCGCTGCGCCGTCGCTTGCGCGCAATGCAGCGGGACGGGCAGCTGGTGTGTAACCGGAATGACAACTACTGCCTGGTCAACAAGCGCGACCTGATCGTCGGGCGGGTTATCGGGCATGCGGATGGATTCGGTTTTCTCAGGCCTGATGATGGCGGTGACGATCTCTATCTCTCCTTCAAGGAGATGCGTTCTGTATTTCACGACGACCGGGCCGTGGTCAGGGTGACCGGCATGGATCGTCGCAATCGTCTGGAAGGGGCGGTGGTAGAGGTATTGGAACGTAACACCCGCAATGTCGCTGGTCGCCTCTATATGGAGACAGGTGTGGGTTTCGTGGTGCCCGATTCCAAACGCCTGAGCAAGGATGTGGTCATCCCGAGCAACGAGATCGGTAACGCCAGGCAGGGACAGATGGTGGTGGCCGAGATTCTGGATCAACCCACCAAACGTACTCCCCCCATTGGCCGCATCACAGAGGTTCTGGGCGATCATCTGGGGCCGGGCATGGAGACCGATATCGCCATTCGCACCCACAGCATACCGATCGATTGGCCGGATGAGGTGGAACAACAGATCGGTACTATCAAATCTGAAGTGGCAGAGACGGATAAGAAGGACAGGGTCGATTTACGTAAGCTACCGCTGGTGACCATCGATGGCGCAGATGCCAGGGATTTCGACGACGCGGTCTACTGCGAACCAAAACCGAAAGGGTGGCGCCTGCTTGTCTGCATCGCTGATGTCTCTCACTACGTGGAACCGGGCAGTGCCCTGGACAGTGAGGCGCGAATCAGGGGAAATTCGGTCTATTTTCCTGATCGGGTCATCCCCATGCTGCCGGAATTGTTGTCGAATGGCCTCTGCTCCATCAATCCACAGGTAGACCGGCTGTGTATGACCTGCGAGCTGTTCATCGATACCAGCGGAAAAGTGACAAGGTCGAAGTTTTATCCGGCTGTGATGCGCTCCCATGCGCGACTGATCTACGATGATGTGGCGGCAATGCTCGAGGGTGATGCCAGGCTGGGTAAGCAACACGCGAAAATACTGCCTCATCTGCAGCATCTGAATCAACTCTACCAGGTGCTTCTGGAACAGCGGGCCATGCGAGGCGCCATCGATTTCGATACCACCGAGACACGGATTGAATTCAATGAGATGAAGCGTGTCGAGAGAATCGTGCCGGTAGTGCGCAACGATGCACACCGCATCATCGAGGAGTGTATGCTGGCGGCGAACGTGGCGGCGGCGCGTTTCCTGTTACGTAAAAAGCAGCCGGCGCTGTATCGTATCCATGAAGGTCCTGCGGATGAGAAGCTGACCGATCTGAGGGAGTTTCTGGGTGAACTGGGGTTGAGTCTCCCCGGGGGCAAGAAACCCAAGGCAGCCGACTATGCGATTCTGCTCGATCAGATCAAAGGGCGGGCGGACAGGCATCTTATCCAGACAGTATTGCTGCGCTCTCTCTCACAAGCACTCTACAGTTCGGATAACGTGGGTCATTTCGGTCTCTCTTACCAGGCCTACACCCACTTTACCTCGCCGATACGACGTTACCCCGATCTGATTGTCCACCGTGCGCTTAAACATGCCATAAACCGGGGTAGCGCGGACGACTTCGACTACACCAAGGCGGAGCTTCAAGCCCTGGGTGAACACTGCTCGAGCACGGAACGCAAAGCGGATGAGGCGACCCGGGACGCCCTCGATTGGCTGAAGTGCGAATATATGCAGGACAAGGTTGGCGAGACCTTCAATGGGATTATCACCAGCGTCAACTCGTTTGGTGTCTTCGTGGAGCTGGAAGAGATCTATGTTGACGGCCTGGTGCATATTACAGCACTCCAAAATGACTACTATCACTACGACCCGGTGGGGCACCGTCTGACCGGTGAGCGTACCGGCAGGGTATTGCGATTGGGTGATCCCCTGACCATCGTCGTGGCCAAGGTCAACCTGGATGACCGCAAGATCGACTTCGTGCCCGCCGATGGAGGGGGCCAGACCACTGGCAAGAAAAGAAAATCACGTCGTTCCGAGAGCGGTCCAG comes from the Candidatus Thiodiazotropha sp. CDECU1 genome and includes:
- the rnr gene encoding ribonuclease R; amino-acid sequence: MANKKSSRRSSGKDPHRAREARKYENPIPSREFIMETLETEGVPMDMSSLADRLDLASEEQLEALRRRLRAMQRDGQLVCNRNDNYCLVNKRDLIVGRVIGHADGFGFLRPDDGGDDLYLSFKEMRSVFHDDRAVVRVTGMDRRNRLEGAVVEVLERNTRNVAGRLYMETGVGFVVPDSKRLSKDVVIPSNEIGNARQGQMVVAEILDQPTKRTPPIGRITEVLGDHLGPGMETDIAIRTHSIPIDWPDEVEQQIGTIKSEVAETDKKDRVDLRKLPLVTIDGADARDFDDAVYCEPKPKGWRLLVCIADVSHYVEPGSALDSEARIRGNSVYFPDRVIPMLPELLSNGLCSINPQVDRLCMTCELFIDTSGKVTRSKFYPAVMRSHARLIYDDVAAMLEGDARLGKQHAKILPHLQHLNQLYQVLLEQRAMRGAIDFDTTETRIEFNEMKRVERIVPVVRNDAHRIIEECMLAANVAAARFLLRKKQPALYRIHEGPADEKLTDLREFLGELGLSLPGGKKPKAADYAILLDQIKGRADRHLIQTVLLRSLSQALYSSDNVGHFGLSYQAYTHFTSPIRRYPDLIVHRALKHAINRGSADDFDYTKAELQALGEHCSSTERKADEATRDALDWLKCEYMQDKVGETFNGIITSVNSFGVFVELEEIYVDGLVHITALQNDYYHYDPVGHRLTGERTGRVLRLGDPLTIVVAKVNLDDRKIDFVPADGGGQTTGKKRKSRRSESGPGSSKASKAKASGKEKRSGKKKQRRKRSKSTSKKH